A genome region from Glutamicibacter arilaitensis Re117 includes the following:
- the ctaE gene encoding aa3-type cytochrome oxidase subunit III codes for MTTATHAPNTTAPHAPNRPNMVSVGTMVWLSSELMFFAALFAMYFSLRAAAPELWANETAKLNVPFALVNTIILVSSSFSCQLGVFRAEEFKPRRTGGIFNFKEWGMIEWFILTFFLGAIFVSVQAYEYAVLVSEGVAFNSNSYASAFYITTGFHGIHVAGGLIAFLLIIGRAMLAKKFGHFEATGSIVVSYYWHFVDVVWIALFAIIYFLK; via the coding sequence GTGACAACTGCGACTCATGCCCCAAATACGACGGCGCCACATGCGCCGAACCGCCCAAACATGGTGTCGGTGGGAACGATGGTGTGGCTCTCCAGCGAGCTCATGTTCTTCGCCGCCCTCTTCGCCATGTACTTCAGCCTCCGGGCTGCCGCGCCCGAACTCTGGGCGAATGAAACTGCCAAGCTCAACGTACCGTTCGCGCTGGTTAACACCATCATCTTGGTGTCCAGCTCGTTCTCGTGCCAGCTAGGCGTGTTCCGTGCCGAAGAATTCAAGCCTCGCCGTACCGGCGGGATTTTCAACTTCAAGGAATGGGGAATGATTGAATGGTTCATTCTGACCTTCTTCCTTGGAGCGATCTTCGTTTCGGTCCAGGCCTACGAATACGCTGTCCTAGTTAGCGAGGGCGTGGCATTCAACTCGAACTCCTACGCTTCGGCCTTCTACATTACGACCGGCTTCCACGGCATTCACGTCGCTGGTGGTCTGATTGCATTCTTGCTGATCATTGGTCGTGCGATGCTGGCTAAGAAGTTTGGTCACTTCGAAGCAACCGGCTCCATCGTTGTGTCCTACTACTGGCACTTCGTTGACGTTGTTTGGATCGCCCTGTTCGCGATCATCTACTTCTTGAAGTAG
- the trpD gene encoding anthranilate phosphoribosyltransferase has protein sequence MSTSLVNEKFPTWPDLLATLITGGDLSREQAAWAMNEIMSGEASDVQIAGFLVALRSKGETVAELTGLVDSMVANARPLSIDAQTLDIVGTGGDRQNTVNISTMSTLVCAGAGVNIVKHGNRASSSSSGSADVLEALGVRLEVPIERLVEVYNKVGIAFCFANVFHPSMRHVAGARRQLRVPTAFNFMGPLTNPALPSASAIGCSDATMAPIMAGVLASRNVRGLVFRGDDGLDELTTTAPNRVWEVRDGKVSEFTFDAQDVGIARATLDDLRGGDALHNAGVVREIVDGATGPVRDAVLLNAAAGMVAYANDADGSFEDRMRLAIEKAAQSIDSGAAKATLDSWASTTQAIVGE, from the coding sequence GTGTCAACGAGCCTTGTAAACGAAAAGTTCCCGACGTGGCCAGATCTATTGGCCACCCTGATTACCGGTGGCGATCTCAGCCGCGAACAGGCCGCTTGGGCGATGAATGAGATCATGTCCGGCGAGGCAAGCGACGTACAGATTGCCGGCTTCTTGGTTGCACTGCGTTCCAAGGGCGAAACCGTCGCCGAATTGACGGGCCTGGTGGACTCCATGGTGGCAAATGCGCGCCCCTTGAGTATTGATGCACAAACTTTAGACATTGTTGGCACCGGTGGTGACCGTCAGAACACCGTCAACATCTCGACAATGTCCACTCTGGTCTGCGCTGGCGCCGGAGTGAACATCGTTAAACACGGGAACCGTGCCTCCTCTTCGTCGTCCGGTTCCGCCGATGTCCTCGAAGCATTGGGGGTCCGCCTGGAAGTACCAATTGAGCGCCTTGTAGAGGTGTACAACAAGGTTGGAATTGCGTTCTGCTTCGCCAACGTCTTCCACCCCTCTATGCGCCACGTTGCCGGTGCGCGACGCCAATTGCGCGTACCAACCGCTTTCAACTTCATGGGCCCATTGACCAACCCGGCCTTGCCAAGCGCTTCAGCGATCGGCTGCTCCGATGCGACCATGGCACCGATCATGGCCGGCGTCTTGGCAAGCCGCAACGTGCGTGGACTGGTATTCCGCGGGGACGACGGACTGGATGAATTGACCACGACCGCGCCTAACCGTGTGTGGGAAGTTCGCGACGGCAAAGTCTCTGAATTCACTTTTGACGCCCAAGACGTGGGGATTGCCCGGGCGACACTCGACGATCTGCGCGGTGGCGATGCCCTACATAACGCAGGCGTTGTCCGCGAGATTGTCGATGGAGCCACCGGACCAGTACGCGATGCCGTTCTGCTCAATGCGGCAGCCGGAATGGTCGCTTACGCCAATGACGCTGACGGTAGCTTCGAAGATCGCATGCGCCTGGCCATTGAGAAGGCAGCTCAGTCCATTGATTCAGGAGCTGCGAAGGCAACCTTGGATTCCTGGGCATCAACCACGCAGGCAATCGTAGGGGAGTAA
- a CDS encoding DUF3054 domain-containing protein, producing MKESIQKWPLWAAIDLVLIILFALLGRREHEHALSIVGILMTALPFLIAYVIMTLLSKPNKTINKLFPVGLLVWIGTVALGLALRIALGSTAAVPFIIVAFLVLGAFLMGRRLVTSLVARKLNK from the coding sequence ATGAAGGAAAGTATTCAAAAGTGGCCGCTCTGGGCTGCCATCGATTTGGTTCTAATCATTTTGTTCGCGCTGCTCGGACGCCGTGAACACGAACATGCGTTGAGCATTGTCGGCATCTTGATGACCGCGCTGCCGTTTTTGATTGCCTACGTGATCATGACCTTGCTCTCCAAGCCGAACAAGACGATCAATAAGCTCTTCCCTGTCGGACTGCTCGTATGGATCGGCACTGTGGCCTTGGGGCTGGCACTGCGCATAGCTCTTGGCTCCACCGCAGCTGTCCCGTTCATCATCGTCGCTTTCCTGGTGCTGGGCGCATTCTTGATGGGACGCCGCTTAGTCACCTCGCTCGTTGCCCGGAAGCTAAATAAGTAG
- a CDS encoding Lrp/AsnC family transcriptional regulator codes for MVTAFVMIQTATDSIPECAQQISAISGISEVYSVAGDWDLIAIARVNKHEDLAEVIANKLSKIQGIRGTQTHIAFRAYSEHDLEAAFSLGLGD; via the coding sequence ATGGTCACCGCATTCGTCATGATTCAGACGGCAACTGACAGTATCCCAGAGTGCGCACAGCAGATCTCTGCAATCTCGGGTATCAGCGAGGTGTACTCGGTCGCTGGCGACTGGGATTTGATTGCAATTGCACGAGTTAACAAGCACGAAGACCTGGCTGAAGTCATTGCGAACAAGCTATCCAAGATCCAGGGCATCCGCGGCACCCAGACGCATATCGCGTTCCGCGCTTACTCCGAGCACGATCTTGAAGCTGCTTTTTCCCTCGGACTAGGCGACTAG
- a CDS encoding sigma factor-like helix-turn-helix DNA-binding protein — MIVLTIDQRRSRSTEDKVEALVKQANATVSVVRPFQRTAGDEVQAVLDDANEAIRLAVMMAASGDWSVGLGFGQVETPLPEETRAGRGPAFEFARVAVERAKNTNAHLAVHGPSHEATRLEAELQLTACIVSKRRATAWEAGTLADEGMTQQEIAKELGITQQAVSSRLSAALWFEANRMMDEAAKSLNRQLNMLKEQ; from the coding sequence ATGATTGTCTTGACCATTGACCAGCGCCGTTCCCGTTCCACTGAAGACAAGGTGGAGGCCCTAGTCAAGCAAGCCAACGCCACGGTATCCGTGGTTCGTCCATTTCAGCGTACGGCCGGAGACGAAGTCCAGGCTGTCTTGGATGACGCGAATGAAGCCATTCGCTTGGCAGTGATGATGGCAGCTTCGGGGGACTGGAGTGTCGGACTGGGCTTCGGCCAGGTTGAAACTCCACTACCTGAGGAAACGCGTGCCGGCCGCGGCCCGGCCTTTGAATTTGCCCGCGTCGCGGTAGAGCGCGCAAAGAACACCAATGCGCACCTTGCGGTCCACGGTCCATCGCATGAAGCTACCCGGCTCGAAGCAGAGCTCCAATTGACCGCTTGCATAGTCTCCAAGCGCCGGGCCACAGCGTGGGAAGCTGGCACCCTGGCCGATGAGGGCATGACCCAGCAAGAGATTGCCAAAGAATTGGGAATCACCCAGCAAGCTGTCTCTTCTCGTCTGTCCGCGGCGCTATGGTTTGAAGCGAACCGGATGATGGATGAAGCTGCCAAGTCGCTGAATCGTCAGCTGAATATGCTTAAGGAGCAGTAG
- the qcrC gene encoding cytochrome bc1 complex diheme cytochrome c subunit, translating to MKALSKKRRHPLAAVALLLFGLLITGSLYTAAGNISEAKAAETTTASQADVEEGQKLFVANCATCHGMNAEGSDSGPSLIGVGAASVDFQVGTGRMPMQMQGPQAQVKPVQFDDEQISQLAAYVASLGAGPAIPDEEYLDTTQGDAAHGGTIFRVNCAMCHNAAAAGGALTRGKFAPTLSGVSEKHIYEAMATGPQNMPVFNDSNITPEEKRDVITFLKTIEANGSAGGAALGSLGPVAEGLFTWTAGLGIIIAFTIWLTSRPS from the coding sequence GTGAAGGCTCTTTCGAAAAAGCGCCGCCACCCGCTCGCCGCTGTGGCCCTGCTTCTGTTCGGATTGCTGATTACCGGCAGTCTCTACACTGCAGCGGGTAACATCAGCGAAGCGAAGGCAGCTGAGACCACTACGGCATCGCAGGCCGATGTCGAAGAAGGTCAGAAGCTTTTCGTCGCCAACTGCGCTACTTGCCACGGCATGAATGCTGAAGGCTCCGACTCCGGTCCATCGCTGATCGGCGTAGGCGCGGCTTCTGTTGACTTCCAGGTCGGCACCGGCCGTATGCCAATGCAGATGCAGGGCCCACAGGCCCAGGTCAAGCCAGTACAGTTCGACGACGAGCAGATCTCCCAGCTGGCAGCGTATGTCGCTAGCTTGGGTGCAGGCCCAGCGATCCCTGATGAGGAATACCTGGACACCACCCAGGGCGACGCCGCTCATGGCGGCACCATTTTCCGTGTGAACTGCGCAATGTGCCACAACGCGGCTGCTGCCGGTGGCGCACTGACCCGCGGTAAGTTCGCACCAACCCTGAGCGGTGTATCCGAAAAGCACATCTACGAAGCGATGGCTACCGGCCCACAGAACATGCCCGTGTTCAACGACTCGAACATCACCCCTGAAGAGAAGCGTGACGTAATCACCTTCTTGAAGACCATTGAAGCCAATGGTTCTGCTGGCGGTGCAGCCCTGGGCTCCCTGGGTCCAGTTGCTGAAGGCCTGTTCACCTGGACCGCAGGTCTGGGTATCATCATTGCCTTCACCATTTGGTTGACCTCGCGTCCTTCCTAA